A region from the Dromaius novaehollandiae isolate bDroNov1 chromosome 28, bDroNov1.hap1, whole genome shotgun sequence genome encodes:
- the TARBP2 gene encoding RISC-loading complex subunit TARBP2 yields MSEEGAGGGARRSGGFPSPVPSLEQMLASNPGKTPISLLQEYGTRIGKTPGYDLLKAEGQAHQPNFTFRVTVGDVSCTGQGPSKKAAKHKAAEVALKLLKGGDMLEPAAPEEPSSPFPPEPPAELGPAAAPPAPSVPPPSPRGTPLEMKTPVSPPQSECNPVGALQELVVQKGWRLPEYTVTQESGPAHRKEFTMTCRVERFVEIGSGTSKKLAKRNAAAKMLVRIHNVPMEPREGSEAEVEEDQFSMAGPRLEGLRGRAPGCTWDSLRNSAGEKIVQLRSHPLAPLGAGACALLQELSEEQSFAISYLDIDAVSLSGLHQCLVELSTQPATVCHGAAPSRDAARTQAARNALQYLRIMAGGK; encoded by the exons ccctgtccccagcctggAGCAGATGCTGGCCTCCAACCCCGGGAAGACGCCCATCAGCCTGCTGCAGGAGTATGGCACGCGCATAGGCAAGACCCCCGGCTACGACCTGCTCAAGGCCGAGGGCCAGGCGCACCAGCCCAACTTCACCTTCCGCGTCACCGTCGGCGACGTCAGCTGCACCG ggcagggacCCAGCAAGAAGGCGGCGAAGCACAAGGCGGCCGAGGTGGCCCTGAAGCTGCTCAAGGGGGGGGACATGCTGGAGCCCGCCGCCCCCGAGGAGCCCAG CTCTCCTTTCCCCCCAGAGCCCCCGGCTGAGCtcggccccgcggcagcccccccggcgccctCCGTGCCCCCGCCTTCGCCCAG GGGCACCCCCCTGGAGATGAAGACGCCCGTGTCCCCCCCGCAGTCGGAGTGTAACCCCGTGGGGGCTCTGCAG GAGCTGGTGGTGCAGAAGGGCTGGCGCCTGCCCGAGTACACGGTGACGCAGGAGTCGGGGCCGGCCCATCGCAAGGAGTTCACCATGACGTGCCGCGTGGAGCGCTTCGTGGAGATCG GCAGCGGCACCTCGAAGAAGCTGGCCAAGCGCAACGCGGCCGCCAAGATGCTGGTGCGGATCCACAACGTGCCCATGGAGCCGCGGGAGGGCAGCGAGGCCGAGGTGGAGGAGGACCAGTTCTCCATG gcaggtcccaggctggaggggctgcggggccgggcgcccggctgCACCTGGGACTCCCTGCGCAACTCGGCGGGCGAGAAGATCGTGCAGCTGCGGAGTCACCCGCTGGCACCCCTGGGTGCCGGGGCCTGCGCCCTGCTGCAGGAGCTCTCCGAGGAGCAGAGCTTCGCCATCAGCTACCTCGACATCG ACGCGGTGAGCCTCAGCGGGCTGCACCAGTGCCTGGTGGAGCTGTCGACGCAGCCGGCCACGGTGTGCCACGGCGCGGCACCCTCCCGCGACGCCGCCCGCACCCAGGCTGCCCGCAACGCCCTCCAGTACCTCCGCATCATGGCGGGGGGCAAgtga